In the Piscinibacter sp. XHJ-5 genome, one interval contains:
- a CDS encoding PASTA domain-containing protein, translated as MVAGRFALLVASTAFDHPHLRPLESPAHDVKALEKLLADPAVGRYSVITCVNEPYDKTREQIEEFFQDRAPDDHVLLYVSTHGLKDAQGNLYFASRNTSPVKLQSTTFESSLIHRLSRACLARQQVFILDSCFSGAFGRAVDGRSKGRQRLERQDVLGEARAEAGSGVVVMTGSTSFQLSYEAQEGDDPGPSVFTRHIVEGIATGSADADGDGVITADELFNYAQAATHREHRGQTPQKWVLGAVGNLEIARTTDGRLPGWLLRRVRSRHADQRLLAVTSLEDLCKGERPGHARAARRQLEQFANEDDSQRVRLAAQAALKGMTVPSVVEPVPAPQVVEPAPPPPAVEPAPAPAVVEATQEEEPRSETHDRRDTADQPSSRRYLFLGVAALVLGFAAWMLRVQVPDVKGMTLDEATRVIAGQGLTVKSTRRVEDEHREAGTVTEQQPGAGESVFRRSGVALTVTAIPNVVVPGMVGMTLLQAEQALMGRGLSASHRTVSVKDPASMGKVVGQSPGANTVVAKRSTVELTVGRAEVIEVPNLVGSTPSEARAMLQNLGLVAAAEQTTVTDSVPAGRIASQTPGAGMRVATGHSVTVVIAEAPTPTPTPTPTTILSISPNEVAGDALRVEVAFRLHPQVAAARSRYSISLLVMAEGGRQALGTAQEYQPLRPGGTNTFDVKWMPRPHVVVSTALRACISGPEVGPKNFGPEIACSDLAYRKVWTN; from the coding sequence GTGGTCGCAGGCCGCTTCGCCCTGCTGGTGGCTTCCACCGCCTTCGATCACCCTCATCTTCGTCCGCTGGAGTCGCCTGCCCACGACGTGAAGGCCTTGGAGAAGCTGCTCGCGGACCCGGCGGTGGGACGGTATTCGGTCATCACCTGCGTCAATGAGCCGTACGACAAGACCCGGGAGCAGATCGAAGAGTTCTTCCAGGATCGCGCACCCGACGACCACGTGCTCCTGTACGTGTCGACGCACGGCTTGAAGGACGCGCAGGGGAACCTCTACTTCGCGTCTCGCAACACCTCGCCCGTCAAGCTTCAATCCACGACGTTCGAGTCGAGCCTGATCCATCGGCTCAGTCGGGCCTGCCTGGCGCGGCAGCAGGTGTTCATCCTCGACTCCTGCTTCAGCGGCGCGTTCGGCCGCGCCGTGGATGGGCGGAGCAAGGGACGGCAGCGCCTGGAGCGCCAGGACGTGCTGGGGGAGGCGCGTGCGGAGGCGGGCAGCGGCGTGGTGGTCATGACGGGCTCCACGTCCTTCCAGCTTTCGTATGAGGCGCAGGAAGGCGACGACCCGGGACCGTCGGTGTTCACGAGGCACATCGTCGAAGGGATCGCGACGGGAAGCGCGGACGCCGACGGCGACGGCGTGATCACCGCCGACGAGCTCTTCAACTACGCGCAAGCGGCCACCCACCGGGAACACCGGGGACAGACGCCGCAAAAGTGGGTGCTCGGCGCGGTCGGAAACCTCGAGATCGCGCGGACAACCGACGGCCGCCTGCCCGGGTGGCTCCTCAGGCGGGTGCGCAGCCGACATGCGGATCAGCGGCTGCTCGCCGTCACCAGTCTCGAAGACCTCTGCAAAGGCGAGCGACCGGGCCACGCACGAGCGGCGCGACGGCAACTGGAGCAGTTCGCGAACGAGGATGACAGCCAGCGAGTCAGGCTGGCTGCCCAGGCGGCCCTCAAGGGCATGACGGTGCCGTCGGTGGTCGAACCGGTGCCTGCGCCGCAGGTGGTCGAGCCCGCTCCCCCGCCGCCGGCAGTCGAACCCGCTCCGGCGCCGGCGGTGGTCGAAGCAACGCAGGAAGAGGAGCCACGTTCCGAGACGCATGACCGTCGCGATACCGCCGATCAGCCTTCCTCCAGGCGCTACCTCTTCCTCGGCGTGGCGGCGCTCGTGCTCGGGTTTGCTGCGTGGATGCTCAGGGTTCAGGTGCCCGACGTGAAAGGGATGACGCTCGACGAGGCCACGCGGGTCATCGCAGGGCAGGGCCTGACGGTCAAGTCCACGCGCAGAGTGGAAGACGAGCACAGGGAGGCAGGGACCGTCACTGAACAGCAGCCCGGGGCGGGCGAGTCGGTCTTCAGGCGCTCCGGCGTCGCGCTGACTGTGACTGCGATCCCCAATGTGGTCGTTCCCGGCATGGTGGGCATGACGCTGCTGCAGGCAGAGCAAGCGCTCATGGGGCGCGGGCTGTCCGCCAGCCATCGAACGGTGAGCGTCAAGGACCCGGCCTCCATGGGAAAGGTCGTCGGACAGAGTCCCGGCGCGAACACGGTCGTTGCCAAGCGGTCCACGGTGGAGCTGACGGTCGGCCGCGCGGAGGTGATCGAGGTCCCCAATCTCGTGGGCAGCACGCCCAGCGAGGCGAGGGCGATGCTCCAGAACCTTGGCCTGGTCGCGGCGGCAGAGCAGACCACCGTCACGGATTCCGTTCCGGCCGGGCGGATCGCGTCCCAGACACCCGGGGCGGGCATGCGGGTGGCGACCGGCCATTCGGTCACGGTCGTCATCGCCGAAGCTCCCACCCCCACCCCCACGCCCACCCCCACGACGATCCTGAGCATTTCGCCGAACGAGGTGGCCGGCGATGCGTTGCGCGTCGAGGTGGCCTTCAGGTTGCATCCGCAGGTGGCTGCCGCGCGAAGCCGCTACTCGATCAGCTTGCTGGTCATGGCCGAGGGTGGTCGCCAGGCCCTGGGTACGGCGCAGGAATACCAACCACTGCGCCCGGGCGGAACCAACACCTTCGACGTCAAGTGGATGCCCCGTCCGCATGTGGTGGTGAGCACTGCTCTGAGGGCCTGCATATCGGGCCCCGAGGTCGGCCCCAAGAACTTCGGACCCGAGATCGCGTGCTCCGATCTGGCATACCGCAAGGTGTGGACGAACTAG
- a CDS encoding alkaline phosphatase D family protein codes for MITVNVRALDFMDARPLAAAELTVNLLVYPFFRVRPDPNDPEPDAPAMRELEGNPGLGKSVQDSKTTDAQGACTFTFDVDEFFVELKNAQSLDGRIAAAVKARVDVFAQFLGVRLDRFAILDELDNGADQAIVMPVDLGMSIVGHTTPTSTRLWFSLPFQPTSLQRFSCRLISDQELAPSATRRATAAAALGRTQAVTFDAASATAVVDFDALAPGTRHHYSLSLRKGRKDIVLAKGDFRTPSPTSMRLDFAFGSCHRPVVTGTPESPSDEALSSLERWQHLVDHADFEFLMLIGDQIYGDGIEDKWPNASPFEQYMRRYKQLWAHWPPREVMRTHPTYMVLDDHDVADDFGAGNLGDTKVAAALECYRHFQHARNPGGPGEPGGPFHYHFRWGPAAFFVMDGRTARGSGAPATPVFGHMQLQDLQAWVASDEVRNADVIFFVAPVPLALLPTETILAVAEELTQQGVAAAGALTGTLVGAVVGGILAGPFGAAAGAGIGAAVLGSVGYAVGEEVFEQWVEKSLLSAADLAERWDLDENRADLVRLLDILFGLANGLGDDPPRPRSVFVLSGDIHTGTMHAIRSLPVAAGADHRRNPLILQITSSALSHPPVRGDIYAQAVSHADADLDIDLHDMDLLTLLDERKDWGKLSAEDVGLDDIFQGGSGEYFLDSGDRKRYLCQFSGLLMERTVGRVRVELRDPATRRYRFAASVEGQQQVLETAFDLDLSAPRIRQIRDDAQFQTLTVPEEAVSGRRFAVTVRVRNTGVSTWRPGEHSLAVLDAVWGVDRIPLNVRVLPNRSHAFTFTLMGSTPGFLRARFQMSSRRARSVFGGVSPTRRVHIVGPEGELSCAQLAVQRKEAQERLDAARRQLHSEAEPSEATRRRVQAAVAALAAIDAERVRLGC; via the coding sequence ATGATCACGGTGAACGTTCGCGCCCTCGACTTCATGGACGCTCGCCCGCTCGCAGCCGCAGAGCTGACGGTCAATCTTCTGGTCTATCCGTTCTTCCGGGTCCGCCCCGACCCGAACGACCCCGAGCCCGACGCGCCTGCCATGCGCGAGCTCGAAGGGAACCCCGGCCTGGGCAAGTCCGTGCAAGACTCGAAGACAACGGATGCTCAGGGCGCGTGCACTTTCACATTCGACGTCGACGAATTCTTCGTCGAATTGAAGAATGCACAAAGCCTCGACGGCAGGATCGCGGCAGCCGTCAAGGCGCGGGTCGACGTGTTCGCGCAATTCCTGGGGGTTCGTCTCGACCGTTTCGCCATCCTCGACGAGCTCGACAACGGCGCCGACCAAGCCATCGTCATGCCGGTGGACCTCGGCATGTCCATCGTGGGCCATACCACGCCCACCTCGACACGCCTCTGGTTCAGCCTGCCGTTCCAGCCGACGTCGTTGCAGCGGTTCTCGTGCCGGCTAATCTCCGACCAGGAATTGGCGCCGTCCGCCACGCGACGTGCGACGGCGGCCGCGGCCCTCGGACGCACCCAGGCGGTCACCTTCGACGCGGCCAGCGCGACCGCGGTGGTCGACTTCGACGCACTTGCGCCCGGCACGCGCCATCACTACTCGCTCAGCCTTCGCAAGGGACGCAAGGACATCGTGCTCGCGAAAGGAGACTTCCGGACACCGTCGCCGACGAGCATGCGTCTGGACTTTGCGTTCGGCTCCTGCCATCGGCCGGTCGTGACCGGCACGCCCGAATCTCCCAGCGACGAGGCGCTGAGCAGCCTTGAGCGATGGCAGCACCTGGTCGATCACGCGGACTTCGAGTTCCTGATGCTGATCGGCGATCAGATCTACGGCGACGGCATCGAGGACAAATGGCCGAACGCGTCGCCCTTCGAGCAGTACATGCGTCGCTACAAGCAGCTTTGGGCGCACTGGCCGCCCAGGGAGGTGATGCGCACGCATCCGACCTACATGGTGCTCGACGACCACGACGTGGCCGATGACTTCGGCGCCGGCAATCTCGGCGATACCAAGGTGGCTGCTGCACTGGAGTGCTATCGGCACTTCCAGCATGCTCGCAATCCGGGCGGACCCGGCGAACCGGGCGGCCCGTTCCACTATCACTTCAGGTGGGGCCCGGCCGCCTTCTTCGTGATGGACGGTCGCACTGCGCGTGGATCGGGTGCGCCGGCAACGCCGGTGTTCGGCCACATGCAGTTGCAGGACCTGCAGGCGTGGGTCGCGTCGGACGAGGTGCGCAATGCCGATGTCATCTTCTTCGTCGCGCCCGTGCCGCTCGCGCTCCTGCCGACCGAAACCATCCTGGCGGTGGCGGAGGAGCTGACCCAGCAGGGCGTTGCGGCCGCCGGTGCCCTCACCGGCACCCTTGTCGGCGCGGTCGTGGGCGGCATCCTCGCCGGGCCCTTCGGCGCTGCCGCCGGGGCCGGCATCGGCGCGGCAGTGCTCGGGTCCGTAGGCTATGCGGTCGGCGAGGAGGTCTTCGAGCAGTGGGTCGAGAAGTCACTGCTCTCCGCGGCGGACCTGGCCGAGCGCTGGGATCTCGACGAGAACCGGGCCGACCTCGTGCGTCTGCTCGACATCCTCTTTGGATTGGCCAACGGCCTGGGCGACGATCCGCCGCGTCCACGGTCGGTGTTCGTGCTGTCGGGTGACATCCACACCGGCACGATGCACGCCATTCGGTCGCTGCCGGTCGCGGCCGGGGCCGATCATCGCCGCAATCCGCTGATCCTCCAGATCACCAGCTCGGCGCTGTCGCATCCTCCCGTGCGCGGCGACATCTATGCGCAGGCGGTTTCGCATGCCGATGCCGACCTCGACATCGACCTGCATGACATGGACCTGCTCACCTTGCTCGACGAGCGCAAGGACTGGGGGAAGCTGAGCGCGGAGGACGTCGGGCTCGACGACATCTTTCAAGGCGGCTCGGGCGAGTACTTCCTCGATTCCGGTGATCGCAAGCGTTATCTCTGCCAGTTCTCGGGCCTGCTGATGGAGCGGACCGTGGGGCGGGTGCGCGTCGAGTTGCGCGATCCTGCCACACGCCGGTACCGCTTTGCAGCGAGCGTGGAGGGGCAGCAGCAGGTCCTGGAAACCGCATTCGACCTGGACCTGAGTGCTCCGCGCATTCGCCAGATCCGGGACGACGCGCAGTTCCAGACCTTGACCGTCCCGGAAGAGGCCGTGAGCGGCCGCCGCTTCGCCGTGACCGTGAGGGTGCGCAACACCGGCGTCAGCACGTGGCGGCCCGGTGAGCACTCTCTGGCCGTGCTGGATGCGGTCTGGGGCGTGGATCGCATTCCCCTGAACGTGCGTGTGCTTCCGAATCGATCCCATGCCTTCACGTTCACGCTCATGGGCAGCACGCCCGGGTTTCTCCGGGCCAGGTTCCAGATGAGCAGCCGTCGGGCCAGATCCGTGTTCGGAGGGGTCAGTCCGACCCGCCGTGTGCACATCGTCGGGCCCGAGGGCGAGCTCTCTTGCGCTCAGCTCGCCGTGCAGCGCAAGGAAGCGCAGGAGCGACTCGACGCCGCCAGGCGACAGCTGCACAGCGAGGCCGAACCGAGCGAAGCGACGCGGCGCCGTGTCCAGGCGGCCGTGGCTGCACTGGCTGCAATCGACGCCGAGCGGGTCCGGCTGGGATGCTGA
- a CDS encoding NUDIX hydrolase, producing MNEIETLETRLVYKNRWMSVREDQIRRQDGSVGTYGVVEKKDFAVIAAVQDGRLVLVEQYRYPVRGRFWELPQGTWDSEQDHSDELAMAELREETGLVARSMVQVGHLYLAYGFCTQGYTIFLATDLEQREPQLEPEEQGLVSSWFDLSAVEQMIRNGTIVDASTVAAMSLIKAKGLL from the coding sequence ATGAATGAAATCGAAACGCTGGAAACGAGGCTCGTCTACAAGAACAGATGGATGAGCGTGCGAGAGGACCAGATCCGGCGGCAGGACGGTTCCGTCGGGACGTACGGCGTCGTCGAGAAGAAGGATTTCGCCGTCATTGCCGCTGTGCAGGACGGTAGGCTTGTGCTGGTCGAGCAGTACCGCTATCCGGTGCGCGGGCGCTTCTGGGAGTTGCCTCAGGGAACGTGGGACTCCGAGCAGGATCATTCCGACGAGCTTGCCATGGCGGAGCTGAGGGAAGAGACGGGCTTGGTGGCCCGGTCCATGGTGCAGGTGGGTCATCTGTACCTGGCCTACGGGTTCTGCACTCAGGGCTACACCATCTTCCTTGCCACCGATCTGGAGCAGCGAGAGCCACAGCTTGAACCTGAAGAGCAGGGCCTCGTCTCGTCCTGGTTTGATCTTTCCGCCGTCGAGCAGATGATTCGAAATGGCACGATCGTGGATGCATCGACCGTAGCAGCCATGAGCTTGATCAAAGCCAAGGGGTTGCTGTGA
- a CDS encoding YciI family protein produces the protein MKVVMFYEIAPDGMSKAQANIAGHRARLSDFHARGVLLMAGPFANPAEGAMGVFTSRATAEEFIQGDPFVINGVVAKWSLREWNEVLA, from the coding sequence ATGAAAGTCGTGATGTTCTATGAGATCGCCCCGGACGGGATGTCCAAGGCCCAGGCGAACATTGCAGGGCATCGCGCTCGCTTGAGCGATTTCCATGCGCGAGGTGTCCTGTTGATGGCAGGCCCGTTTGCCAATCCAGCCGAGGGTGCCATGGGCGTTTTCACCAGCCGGGCCACGGCGGAAGAATTCATTCAGGGCGATCCATTTGTCATCAATGGCGTGGTCGCCAAGTGGTCGCTTCGCGAATGGAATGAAGTGCTTGCATAG
- a CDS encoding LysR family transcriptional regulator has protein sequence METMIDNLIELTIFDKVASAGSLTGAAHELGLSLAVVSKRLASLEARMGIRLLNRTTRRQSMTQEGERFHLHCVRILAEVQQAEAVMQHSRTDITGQLRVTAPRMLGTRYLAALAAQFQAMHPALRIELVLSDDVVDLVEEGIDLALRFGALADSIMTARHIADSELVLCAAPDYLQRFGSPDTPAALSGHNCILYGTRSTRHWLFQHEGKPVSAEVNATFLCNDGNAAKALALAGGGIFLKSIWDVGSELRDGSLLRVLERYSMPSAPLHVVYPHALHLAPRVRHFADFALKRLRREWELLTDQASAARMRV, from the coding sequence ATGGAAACAATGATCGACAACCTGATCGAGCTGACGATCTTCGACAAGGTGGCCAGCGCGGGCAGCCTCACGGGGGCCGCCCATGAGCTGGGCCTGTCGTTGGCGGTGGTCAGCAAGCGGCTGGCCTCTCTTGAGGCGCGCATGGGCATCCGACTGCTCAACCGCACCACGCGGCGGCAATCGATGACGCAGGAAGGCGAGCGCTTCCACCTGCATTGCGTGCGCATCCTTGCGGAGGTGCAGCAGGCGGAGGCCGTCATGCAGCACAGTCGTACCGACATCACCGGTCAGTTGCGCGTGACCGCGCCGCGCATGCTGGGCACGCGGTATCTCGCGGCGCTGGCAGCGCAGTTCCAGGCCATGCACCCGGCGTTGAGGATCGAGCTCGTCCTGAGCGACGACGTGGTCGACCTCGTCGAGGAGGGCATCGACCTCGCACTGCGCTTCGGGGCGCTCGCCGACTCCATCATGACGGCGCGCCACATCGCCGACAGCGAGCTCGTCCTGTGCGCCGCGCCGGACTACCTGCAGCGCTTCGGCTCGCCCGACACGCCTGCCGCGCTCTCCGGGCACAACTGCATCCTGTATGGCACGCGAAGCACGCGGCATTGGCTCTTCCAGCACGAAGGCAAACCGGTCTCGGCCGAGGTGAACGCGACCTTCCTGTGCAATGACGGCAACGCCGCCAAGGCGCTGGCGCTCGCGGGCGGCGGAATCTTTCTCAAGTCGATATGGGACGTCGGCTCCGAGCTCAGGGACGGGAGCCTCCTGCGCGTGCTGGAGCGATACAGCATGCCCAGCGCACCGCTGCATGTCGTGTACCCGCATGCATTGCACCTGGCTCCGCGGGTGCGCCACTTTGCCGACTTCGCGCTCAAGCGCCTTCGCCGTGAATGGGAGCTGCTGACCGATCAGGCCTCTGCGGCGCGAATGAGGGTGTGA